In Prionailurus viverrinus isolate Anna chromosome C2, UM_Priviv_1.0, whole genome shotgun sequence, one DNA window encodes the following:
- the OTOL1 gene encoding otolin-1 — MWMFSWLCAILIILAFAGMDTVAKTTPHPKFTKKSEGKEMPKGLKPSSGPPPEEEEIPFTEVAEMVEPTPNPPALDSAFGTATLFPFENFTLDTADFFLNCCDCCSSVPGQKGEPGETGKPGLKGEAGGMGIPGPPGIVGPPGPKGQKGEKGLKGERGDQGTSGAPGYPGKPGQPGGLGPKGERGNIGLTGVKGQKGSKGDTCANGTQGDKGDQGAAGSPGLNGEPGAKGEKGEMGEKGCCGESGQRGGKGEKGEEGLKGEKGSKGDTGTEGKSGPDGLPGAPGDPGVKGEKGELGPPGLAGPVGPKGEVGSKGVRGSIGKKGSRGFKGSKGEVARVLRSAFSATLSKPFPPPNIPIKFDKVLYNDQGNYSPVTGKFNCSVPGAYVFSYHVTVRGRPARISLVARNKKQFKSRETLYGHEIDQASLLIILKLSAGDQVWLEVSKDWNGVYVSPEDDSIFTGFLLYPEENSGISP; from the exons ATGTGGATGTTTTCTTGGCTgtgtgccattttaattattttggcttttgctgGTATGGACACAGTAGCAAAGACCACACCGCATCCCAAATTTACGAAGAAATCTGAGGGAAAAGAGATGCCGAAGGGTCTAAAGCCGTCCAGTGGCCCACCtccagaagaagaggaaattccTTTCACAGAAGTGGCTGAAATGGTGGAACCgacccccaaccccccagccctAGATTCTGCCTTCGGTACTGCCACTCTCTTCCCCTTTGAAAACTTCACTCTTGACACGgctgatttttttctgaattgctGTGATTGTTGTTCATCTGTCCCAGGGCAAAAAGGAGAACCTGGAGAGACTGGAAAGCCAG GTCTTAAGGGAGAGGCTGGTGGAATGGGGATCCCAGGACCACCAGGAATTGTTGGACCCCCAGGTCCAAAAGgccagaaaggagagaagg GACTTAAGGGGGAACGTGGGGACCAAGGAACAAGTGGAGCCCCAGGATACCCGGGAAAACCCGGACAACCAG GTGGCCTTGGTCctaagggggagagaggaaacatCGGACTGACAGGAGTGAAGGGGCAAAAAGGCTCCAAAGGGGACACGTGTGCAAATGGTACCCAAGGAGATAAAGGAGACCAGGGGGCTGCGGGCTCACCTGGCTTGAATGGAGAGCCTGGGgccaagggagagaaaggggagatgGGGGAAAAGGGCTGCTGTGGGGAgtctgggcagaggggagggaagggagaaaaaggtgAGGAGGGTCTGAAAGGGGAAAAAGGTAGCAAAGGAGATACTGGAACGGAAGGCAAAAGCGGCCCAGATGGCCTGCCTGGGGCCCCAGGGGATCCAGGAgttaaaggagaaaagggagagttAGGTCCTCCTGGTCTTGCGGGGCCTGTGGGGCCAAAAGGTGAGGTTGGGAGCAAAGGGGTCCGGGGATCTATTGGCAAGAAGGGCTCTCGGGGCTTCAAAGGCTCCAAGGGGGAGGTGGCCAGAGTGCTGCGGTCAGCCTTCAGCGCCACTTTATCGAAGCCTTTCCCTCCTCCCAACATCCCAATCAAATTTGACAAGGTTCTCTATAATGACCAAGGGAATTACAGCCCTGTCACTGGCAAATTTAACTGTAGTGTTCCTGGTGCATATGTATTTTCCTACCATGTCACTGTGAGGGGCAGACCCGCTCGCATCAGCCTGGTGGCCCGGAATAAGAAGCAGTTCAAGTCCAGAGAAACGCTCTATGGCCATGAAATAGACCAGGCCTCTCTTCTTATCATCCTGAAATTAAGTGCAGGGGACCAAGTCTGGTTGGAAGTTTCGAAAGATTGGAATGGGGTCTATGTCAGTCCTGAGGATGATAGCATTTTTACTGGGTTCCTTTTGTACCCAGAAGAAAATTCTGGAATTTCACCATAA